From the Gramella sp. Hel_I_59 genome, one window contains:
- a CDS encoding OmpH family outer membrane protein: MKQFRTLFIALALTIGATAFTNAQSKVAHIATQELVQSLPEYKSAMDQLQKLEKTYDAEIKDMLSEAQSTMQRYEAEANTKSDEENQKRGAEIQAAQRRIQEHSTKARQDLQKKETDLLRPVLEKVRASIQKVARAKDYDYVLDSTTGTGVLLADGYDLTPDVKKDLGL; the protein is encoded by the coding sequence ATGAAACAATTCAGAACACTTTTTATAGCTTTAGCTTTAACGATTGGCGCTACTGCTTTTACAAACGCACAGTCTAAAGTTGCTCATATCGCTACTCAGGAGTTGGTACAGTCACTTCCGGAATACAAGAGTGCAATGGATCAACTTCAGAAACTTGAGAAGACTTACGATGCTGAGATCAAAGACATGTTATCTGAAGCTCAAAGCACAATGCAACGTTACGAAGCTGAAGCTAACACAAAATCTGATGAAGAAAATCAGAAAAGAGGAGCTGAAATTCAGGCTGCTCAAAGAAGAATCCAGGAACACAGCACTAAAGCGAGACAGGATCTTCAGAAAAAAGAAACTGATCTTTTAAGACCAGTTCTTGAGAAAGTTCGTGCTAGCATTCAAAAAGTAGCTAGAGCAAAAGATTACGATTACGTACTAGACTCAACTACAGGAACAGGAGTTCTTTTAGCTGATGGTTATGATCTAACTCCAGATGTGAAAAAAGATTTAGGACTGTAA
- the murI gene encoding glutamate racemase yields MNKSQPIGIFDSGVGGTSIWKEIHELLPNEHTIYLSDSKNAPYGLKTQEEIIALSIKNTEKLLELNCKLIVIACNTATTNAIKVLRSSYRIPFIGIEPAIKPAALKSTNKAIGILATRGTLSSELFAQTSELYTKDIQVVEVEGNGLVELIEAGKTNTPEMIGLLQHLLKPMLDARIDYLVLGCSHYPYLIPVLQEILPDTVKIIDSGEAVAKQTKIILAERELLNDNSDAISNLFFSNANSNVLSSIISSEEQNYKVETLDF; encoded by the coding sequence ATGAACAAGTCTCAGCCAATTGGCATTTTTGATTCCGGCGTAGGAGGAACTTCTATATGGAAAGAAATACATGAACTTCTTCCCAACGAGCATACGATCTATTTATCTGATAGTAAGAATGCGCCATATGGCTTGAAAACCCAGGAAGAGATCATTGCACTTTCTATCAAAAACACGGAAAAGCTTCTGGAGCTCAATTGCAAGCTCATCGTCATTGCCTGTAATACTGCCACTACAAATGCTATCAAAGTACTAAGAAGTTCCTATAGAATCCCTTTTATAGGTATTGAACCTGCCATTAAACCAGCTGCGTTAAAAAGTACTAATAAGGCTATAGGTATACTGGCTACCCGAGGAACATTATCAAGTGAATTGTTTGCCCAAACCAGCGAATTATACACTAAGGATATACAGGTGGTAGAAGTGGAAGGCAATGGACTCGTAGAACTCATCGAAGCAGGAAAAACGAATACTCCCGAGATGATTGGCTTACTTCAGCACTTACTCAAACCAATGCTTGATGCTAGAATAGATTACCTGGTGCTTGGCTGTAGTCATTATCCATATCTAATTCCCGTTCTTCAAGAGATATTGCCAGATACGGTGAAGATCATTGATTCTGGAGAAGCAGTAGCAAAACAAACTAAGATCATCCTTGCTGAAAGGGAATTGCTAAATGATAATTCTGATGCCATTAGCAACTTATTTTTCTCGAATGCAAACTCCAATGTCCTCTCCTCTATTATTTCTTCGGAAGAGCAAAATTACAAGGTCGAAACTTTAGATTTTTAA
- a CDS encoding type IX secretion system membrane protein PorP/SprF, which translates to MAKILKKNYVIHIFTAFMVNWGYLKRSLSRLSYQLILCTFASFALWNSPALNAQEVIPTYSDYLTDNLYLIHPSMAGASNYDQLRITGRTQWFDVQDAPNLQTAALNIRATDKIGLGGIMFRDENGNYSKLGAYATFAYHLMFSRSTVNLNQLSFGISAGLIQHRLDTSGFTRFDPLVGNNQSDIFGNIDIGASYYVNDLYFHLAAKNILSVSRDLFYSDAVPSNMRKYLFSAGYVFSFDRNSDWSYEPSILFQAREATKEMAIDANVKAYYQLDNSRLWGGVSYRNSFESVEVTGQGEAVANQQLRYITPFVGIDYNKFVFGYTFSYQLNSPVLSNTGFHQITLGYNFGKSRQRYDCKCPAINN; encoded by the coding sequence TTGGCAAAAATACTAAAGAAAAACTACGTTATACATATATTTACAGCCTTTATGGTGAATTGGGGATATCTTAAAAGAAGCCTTTCACGGCTCTCTTATCAATTGATTTTATGCACTTTTGCTTCGTTTGCGCTGTGGAATTCTCCAGCATTGAACGCGCAGGAAGTGATCCCTACCTATTCAGATTATCTAACCGATAATCTTTATCTTATCCATCCCAGTATGGCTGGTGCTTCTAACTACGATCAACTTCGTATAACCGGTAGAACGCAATGGTTCGACGTGCAGGATGCTCCTAACTTACAGACCGCAGCTCTAAATATTCGAGCTACCGATAAAATAGGACTTGGAGGTATCATGTTCAGAGATGAAAACGGGAATTATTCAAAACTTGGCGCTTACGCTACTTTTGCTTATCATCTTATGTTTTCCCGAAGTACGGTGAATCTAAACCAGCTATCATTCGGTATTAGTGCTGGTTTAATTCAACATAGACTTGATACGAGCGGTTTCACAAGGTTTGATCCTTTGGTTGGAAATAATCAATCAGATATTTTTGGGAATATTGATATTGGAGCATCTTATTATGTGAATGATCTTTATTTTCATCTTGCCGCAAAGAATATACTTTCAGTAAGCAGAGATCTGTTCTATTCAGATGCGGTGCCAAGTAATATGAGGAAATATCTTTTCTCGGCAGGCTATGTTTTTAGCTTTGACCGTAATAGTGACTGGAGTTACGAGCCTTCCATATTATTCCAAGCCCGAGAAGCTACAAAAGAAATGGCGATAGATGCCAATGTAAAAGCTTATTATCAACTCGATAATAGCAGATTATGGGGCGGAGTTTCTTATCGAAACAGTTTTGAAAGTGTTGAGGTTACCGGGCAAGGTGAAGCGGTTGCAAATCAGCAATTGCGCTACATTACTCCATTTGTTGGAATAGATTACAATAAGTTCGTTTTTGGTTACACCTTCAGCTACCAGCTAAATTCACCTGTGCTAAGTAATACTGGATTCCATCAGATCACATTGGGCTATAACTTCGGAAAAAGCCGCCAGCGTTATGATTGTAAATGTCCGGCGATCAACAATTAA
- a CDS encoding NifU family protein — MKDFNINIVPTTTASIIKFEADRFLTRHENFEFKNIDEAKRSPLAQQLFYLPFVKTVYIAQNFIAIEKYDIVEWSDVQQEVADQIEEYLNKGGEVIKEEKTTTGKVPVTVYAESTPNPAVMKFVANKKLVLKSVEFKNIDDAKNAPLVQKLFHFPFVKEVFIDENYVSVQKYEVAEWEEITMELREFIRNYIEEGNEVLTAETIQTQETEKVQEDNDDAAYKELDDTSQQIVAILDEYIKPAVASDGGNILFDSYNEETKTVKVILQGACSGCPSSTMTLKSGIETMLRDMLRDKVQYVEAING, encoded by the coding sequence ATGAAAGATTTTAATATCAACATAGTCCCTACAACCACGGCTTCAATTATAAAATTTGAAGCTGACAGGTTTCTGACACGCCATGAAAATTTCGAATTCAAGAATATAGACGAAGCCAAGCGTTCACCGCTTGCCCAGCAATTATTCTATCTGCCATTTGTTAAAACGGTTTATATCGCACAAAATTTCATCGCTATCGAGAAATACGATATCGTGGAATGGAGCGATGTACAACAGGAAGTAGCAGATCAAATCGAAGAATACCTTAACAAAGGTGGCGAAGTGATCAAGGAGGAAAAGACCACCACCGGTAAAGTACCAGTGACAGTCTATGCTGAAAGCACGCCAAACCCGGCGGTAATGAAATTTGTAGCGAACAAAAAACTTGTATTAAAGTCGGTTGAATTCAAGAACATCGATGATGCAAAGAATGCACCATTGGTTCAGAAGTTGTTTCATTTCCCATTTGTCAAAGAGGTCTTTATTGATGAGAACTATGTTTCAGTTCAGAAATATGAGGTTGCTGAATGGGAAGAGATTACCATGGAACTTCGTGAATTCATAAGAAATTATATCGAGGAAGGAAATGAAGTTTTGACCGCGGAGACTATTCAAACTCAGGAAACTGAAAAAGTTCAGGAAGATAATGATGATGCAGCATACAAGGAACTTGACGATACAAGTCAGCAGATCGTCGCAATCCTTGATGAGTATATCAAACCTGCAGTGGCAAGTGATGGCGGAAATATCCTTTTTGACAGTTACAATGAAGAAACCAAGACCGTAAAAGTGATCTTACAGGGTGCATGTAGTGGATGTCCTTCTTCAACGATGACATTGAAAAGCGGAATCGAAACGATGCTTCGAGATATGCTTCGGGATAAAGTACAATATGTAGAGGCGATCAATGGCTAA
- a CDS encoding inorganic phosphate transporter, producing MEDIYIVMLVALFALAITDLVVGVSNDAVNFLNSAIGSKAVSMRTIMIIASIGVAVGAIFSSGLMEVARKGIFMPGEFYFEEIMIIFMAVMITDVLLLDFFNSLGLPTSTTVSIVFELLGAAVCMAVIKIYTQDNGDLSLLQNYINSSKATEIIIGILLAVVIAFIVGAFVQYISRLIFSFQFEKKIKYAGAAFGGFSLTSILYFIVIKGLKSVSFISQETLTYINDNTWFIVLIGFIAFTLISQFIMSVLKLNILRIIIIIGTFALALAFAGNDLVNFIGVPIAAWQSFDLWQSAYNATGVMPSEFLMTGLSGKVNTPELLLVCAGAVMVITLWFSSKAKTVVDTGINLSRQGDSVERFEPNWLSRGIVRYSVIIGGAVSSVLPGGLKSSIDNKFSKPASHKQSSRVDAPAFDMVRASVNLVVASVLISIGTNMKLPLSTTYVTFMVAMGTSLADRAWDRESAVYRVAGVLNVIGGWFVTAIVAFTAAAIFASIIFYGGTIALVVLIIAALVVVVRSSILHSKEMKKEKDQKKFNKSDIITINEITAETSENISKVIAGIDKVYSKSVDHLGYYDLSKLKKNYKRIEKLEVEVDELKDNIFYFIKSLDENSVEASKFYILTLDYLQDMVQSISFIARNSYNHVHNNHKNLKFNQIRDLKKVDDRLQVLFDELMLTFNNNEFDKIDSLLNEKQELLDYVSDLIQKQIERIRTSESSPRNTKLYFGILLETKDLIGSTMNLLQLFQEFYQEARKTNY from the coding sequence ATGGAAGACATTTACATTGTGATGCTTGTGGCGCTATTCGCCCTTGCCATTACAGATCTTGTAGTTGGAGTTAGTAACGATGCCGTAAACTTCTTGAATTCAGCTATAGGATCCAAAGCGGTCTCTATGCGAACGATCATGATCATCGCCAGTATTGGTGTGGCTGTGGGAGCTATATTTTCCAGCGGACTCATGGAGGTTGCCCGAAAAGGGATTTTCATGCCGGGAGAATTTTACTTCGAAGAGATCATGATTATTTTCATGGCCGTAATGATCACCGATGTGTTATTACTGGACTTTTTCAATTCACTTGGATTACCTACTTCCACTACAGTTTCTATTGTTTTTGAACTTCTCGGTGCTGCCGTATGTATGGCAGTTATCAAGATCTATACACAGGATAATGGAGATCTTAGTTTACTGCAGAATTATATTAATTCATCAAAAGCAACCGAGATCATTATTGGGATCTTACTCGCTGTGGTCATTGCTTTTATAGTTGGAGCTTTTGTGCAATATATATCCCGACTTATATTCTCATTCCAATTCGAGAAAAAAATAAAATATGCGGGTGCCGCTTTTGGTGGTTTCTCACTTACTTCCATACTCTACTTTATAGTAATTAAAGGTTTGAAAAGTGTTTCTTTTATCTCTCAGGAAACGCTTACCTACATTAACGACAACACTTGGTTTATTGTGTTAATAGGTTTTATAGCATTTACGCTTATCTCACAGTTTATAATGAGTGTGCTTAAACTTAATATCCTAAGGATCATTATCATTATTGGAACCTTTGCGCTGGCACTTGCATTTGCAGGAAACGATCTTGTGAACTTTATTGGAGTACCCATTGCCGCCTGGCAATCTTTTGATCTATGGCAGTCAGCTTACAATGCAACCGGGGTGATGCCATCAGAATTTTTAATGACAGGTCTTTCAGGAAAGGTCAATACTCCCGAACTCCTGTTAGTTTGTGCTGGAGCAGTGATGGTAATCACACTCTGGTTTTCCAGTAAAGCAAAAACTGTGGTTGATACCGGGATCAATCTTTCCAGACAGGGTGATTCCGTAGAAAGATTTGAACCAAACTGGCTTTCAAGAGGGATCGTACGATATTCTGTGATCATTGGAGGGGCTGTAAGTTCTGTTTTGCCGGGTGGTTTAAAAAGCAGTATCGATAATAAATTCAGTAAACCTGCCTCTCACAAGCAAAGTAGTAGGGTAGACGCTCCGGCATTTGATATGGTTCGGGCTTCGGTAAACCTGGTTGTAGCCAGTGTGCTTATTTCCATTGGAACTAATATGAAGTTGCCGCTTTCAACTACCTATGTGACTTTTATGGTCGCTATGGGTACTTCACTTGCGGATAGAGCCTGGGATCGCGAAAGTGCCGTATATCGCGTTGCAGGCGTGCTAAACGTCATAGGTGGTTGGTTCGTAACCGCTATCGTAGCATTTACGGCCGCTGCAATTTTTGCATCTATTATTTTTTACGGCGGAACCATAGCCCTGGTAGTTCTCATTATCGCAGCACTGGTTGTGGTCGTAAGAAGTAGTATTCTTCATTCTAAAGAGATGAAGAAAGAGAAGGATCAAAAGAAATTCAATAAGAGCGATATTATTACGATCAATGAGATCACTGCGGAAACTTCAGAAAATATTTCCAAAGTTATTGCGGGAATAGATAAGGTGTATTCTAAAAGTGTGGATCATCTTGGATATTATGATCTAAGTAAACTGAAGAAGAATTATAAGCGTATTGAAAAGCTGGAGGTTGAAGTTGATGAGCTTAAAGACAATATTTTTTATTTTATCAAATCCCTTGATGAGAACTCTGTTGAGGCCAGTAAGTTTTACATTTTAACCCTGGATTACCTTCAGGATATGGTGCAGTCGATTAGTTTCATCGCCAGGAATAGCTATAACCACGTACATAACAACCATAAGAACCTGAAGTTTAACCAGATTCGGGATCTTAAAAAGGTAGATGATCGTTTGCAGGTGCTTTTTGATGAGCTAATGCTGACCTTTAATAACAACGAGTTCGATAAAATCGATAGCCTGCTGAATGAGAAACAGGAATTGCTGGATTATGTTAGTGATCTAATTCAGAAACAGATCGAAAGAATAAGAACTTCTGAATCTAGTCCTAGAAATACGAAGCTTTACTTCGGAATATTACTGGAAACGAAGGACCTGATAGGTTCTACTATGAATCTGCTACAACTCTTTCAGGAATTTTATCAGGAAGCAAGAAAGACCAATTATTAA